A window from Malania oleifera isolate guangnan ecotype guangnan chromosome 7, ASM2987363v1, whole genome shotgun sequence encodes these proteins:
- the LOC131160314 gene encoding protein ALTERED PHOSPHATE STARVATION RESPONSE 1 isoform X2 has product MGCASSKPEKDVALRLCKERKKFIKQAIDSRCALAAAHVSYNQALRNIGTALRRFAEAEVLIESSLSASATELDKTPSNSSYPSASPSHIAEVSDSPVHNKSPLSPPMSTLSYMRCGGSAAAVTVMVNPPSNNFVHEESVAFSMPPPPPPPDFDSSWDFFDPAEDVESFRLVRSNGGDVNIDNMRVWKQFGGKEVGLDRKNEPDEAFMRLKSERKASVVAGYSGTRMVSHSQSVEHDASSIPPEGFRSGHFREELPIGKAALEQSSSEREMKVGEKDLSEEREDPSEFITHRAKDFLSSIKDIEHRFFRASESGKEVSRLLEANRIRVGYSEVKGSSFASAFLAAVQLVCCRGKTALVSHGSHSSTLDRLYAWERKLYDEVKASQPIRREYDRKCNQLRHQFAKDLSSQVIDKTRSVVKDLHSRIRVAIQAVDSISKRIEKMRDEELLPQLLELIQGLIKMWKDMLECHHAQYITISLAYHARSSRGTPPSDTQQPTMAQLQQEIECFGSCFADWINSHTSYVDALYGWMQNCILLQPQERSKSRRPFSPRRALAPPIFVLCRDWLAGIKSLPSDELIEAIKTFSSDLHSSMGRQAEELQKKQKSSDSINGESETKEEERNDDQSSNLSSIQASLTKVLDRLTKFSEASLKTYEDIRKKNEADQRAYSNCRPAVF; this is encoded by the exons ATGGGTTGTGCTAGCTCGAAACCAGAGAAGGACGTCGCTTTGCGTCTATGCAAGGAACGGAAGAAGTTCATAAAGCAAGCCATTGATTCGAGGTGCGCTCTTGCAGCTGCTCATGTATCCTACAATCAAGCTCTTCGGAACATCGGCACTGCTTTGCGGCGTTTTGCCGAGGCTGAGGTGTTGATAGAGTCATCTCTCTCGGCATCGGCCACTGAGCTTGACAAAACCCCTTCAAACTCTTCTTATCCTTCTGCATCTCCTTCGCACATTGCTGAGGTTTCCGATTCACCAGTGCACAATAAAAGTCCCCTTTCACCACCAATGTCCACCTTGAGTTACATGAGATGTGGTGGGAGTGCTGCTGCCGTGACTGTTATGGTCAATCCACCCAGTAACAACTTTGTCCATGAAGAATCTGTCGCATTTTCAATGCCGCCACCCCCACCTCCCCCTGATTTTGATTCCTCTTGGGATTTCTTCGATCCTGCTGAAGATGTTGAAAGCTTTAGGCTTGTACGAAGTAATGGTGGAGATGTGAATATTGATAATATGCGGGTGTGGAAACAGTTTGGGGGTAAAGAAGTTGGTTTGGACAGAAAAAATGAACCTGATGAAGCATTCATGAGGTTGAAATCTGAGCGGAAGGCCTCTGTAGTTGCTGGGTATTCAGGTACTCGGATGGTTAGCCATTCTCAATCTGTTGAGCATGATGCCTCGTCAATACCCCCAGAAGGGTTTAGAAGTGGTCATTTTCGTGAAGAGTTACCCATTGGCAAGGCTGCTTTAGAGCAGTCCAGTTCAGAAAGAGAAATGAAGGTTGGGGAGAAAGACCTATCTGAGGAAAGAGAAGATCCTTCAGAGTTTATTACCCACAGGGCTAAAGATTTTCTTTCGAGTATAAAGGATATTGAGCATCGATTTTTTAGAGCATCCGAATCTGGTAAGGAGGTCTCCAGATTACTCGAGGCAAACAGAATAAGGGTTGGATATTCTGAGGTTAAAG GGAGCTCCTTTGCCTCAGCTTTCTTGGCAGCTGTCCAGCTAGTTTGTTGCAGAGGCAAAACTGCGCTTGTTTCTCATG GGAGCCATTCCTCCACTCTGGATAGGCTGTACGCATGGGAGAGAAAACTCTACGATGAAGTGAAG GCTAGTCAGCCTATCAGAAGGGAGTATGATAGGAAGTGCAACCAGCTTAGGCACcagtttgcaaaagatcttagcaGCCAAGTGATTGACAAAACCAGATCAGTTGTAAAGGATTTACATTCACGAATAAGAGTGGCAATTCAAGCTGTTGATTCAATATCCAAGCGAATTGAGAAAATGAGGGATGAAGAGTTGCTGCCGCAGCTTTTAGAACTCATTcaagg ATTGATCAAGATGTGGAAGGACATGCTTGAATGCCATCATGCACAGTACATCACTATTTCATTAGCATACCACGCAAGAAGCTCAAGAGGAACACCCCCAAGTGATACCCAGCAGCCAACCATGGCTCAACTTCAACAAGAGATTGAATGCTTTGGGTCATGCTTTGCAGATTGGATCAACAGTCACACCTCCTACGTGGATGCTCTTTATGGTTGGATGCAGAACTGCATTTTGCTGCAACCCCAAGAACGATCCAAGAGCAGAAGGCCGTTCTCACCTCGTCGAGCTCTGGCTCCTCCAATTTTTGTTCTTTGTCGTGATTGGTTAGCTGGGATTAAATCTTTGCCTTCCGATGAACTTATTGAAGCCATCAAAACCTTCTCGTCTGATCTGCACAGTTCAATGGGGAGACAAGCTGAGGAACTACAGAAGAAACAAAAATCATCTGATTCAATAAATGGAGAATCAGAGActaaagaagaagagagaaacgATGACCAGTCTTCAAATTTGAGCAGCATACAAGCAAGTTTGACGAAAGTACTTGATCGACTAACCAAATTTTCTGAGGCTTCTCTGAAAACATATGAAGATATTCGGAAGAAGAATGAAGCTGATCAAAGGGCTTATTCAAATTGCAGGCCCGCTGTATTTTAA
- the LOC131160314 gene encoding protein ALTERED PHOSPHATE STARVATION RESPONSE 1 isoform X1, with product MGCASSKPEKDVALRLCKERKKFIKQAIDSRCALAAAHVSYNQALRNIGTALRRFAEAEVLIESSLSASATELDKTPSNSSYPSASPSHIAEVSDSPVHNKSPLSPPMSTLSYMRCGGSAAAVTVMVNPPSNNFVHEESVAFSMPPPPPPPDFDSSWDFFDPAEDVESFRLVRSNGGDVNIDNMRVWKQFGGKEVGLDRKNEPDEAFMRLKSERKASVVAGYSGTRMVSHSQSVEHDASSIPPEGFRSGHFREELPIGKAALEQSSSEREMKVGEKDLSEEREDPSEFITHRAKDFLSSIKDIEHRFFRASESGKEVSRLLEANRIRVGYSEVKGSSFASAFLAAVQLVCCRGKTALVSHEPPQNVTKIITWNRSTSSQSSSSKNLLAASARDDVSESGSDYVEAFCMFAGSHSSTLDRLYAWERKLYDEVKASQPIRREYDRKCNQLRHQFAKDLSSQVIDKTRSVVKDLHSRIRVAIQAVDSISKRIEKMRDEELLPQLLELIQGLIKMWKDMLECHHAQYITISLAYHARSSRGTPPSDTQQPTMAQLQQEIECFGSCFADWINSHTSYVDALYGWMQNCILLQPQERSKSRRPFSPRRALAPPIFVLCRDWLAGIKSLPSDELIEAIKTFSSDLHSSMGRQAEELQKKQKSSDSINGESETKEEERNDDQSSNLSSIQASLTKVLDRLTKFSEASLKTYEDIRKKNEADQRAYSNCRPAVF from the exons ATGGGTTGTGCTAGCTCGAAACCAGAGAAGGACGTCGCTTTGCGTCTATGCAAGGAACGGAAGAAGTTCATAAAGCAAGCCATTGATTCGAGGTGCGCTCTTGCAGCTGCTCATGTATCCTACAATCAAGCTCTTCGGAACATCGGCACTGCTTTGCGGCGTTTTGCCGAGGCTGAGGTGTTGATAGAGTCATCTCTCTCGGCATCGGCCACTGAGCTTGACAAAACCCCTTCAAACTCTTCTTATCCTTCTGCATCTCCTTCGCACATTGCTGAGGTTTCCGATTCACCAGTGCACAATAAAAGTCCCCTTTCACCACCAATGTCCACCTTGAGTTACATGAGATGTGGTGGGAGTGCTGCTGCCGTGACTGTTATGGTCAATCCACCCAGTAACAACTTTGTCCATGAAGAATCTGTCGCATTTTCAATGCCGCCACCCCCACCTCCCCCTGATTTTGATTCCTCTTGGGATTTCTTCGATCCTGCTGAAGATGTTGAAAGCTTTAGGCTTGTACGAAGTAATGGTGGAGATGTGAATATTGATAATATGCGGGTGTGGAAACAGTTTGGGGGTAAAGAAGTTGGTTTGGACAGAAAAAATGAACCTGATGAAGCATTCATGAGGTTGAAATCTGAGCGGAAGGCCTCTGTAGTTGCTGGGTATTCAGGTACTCGGATGGTTAGCCATTCTCAATCTGTTGAGCATGATGCCTCGTCAATACCCCCAGAAGGGTTTAGAAGTGGTCATTTTCGTGAAGAGTTACCCATTGGCAAGGCTGCTTTAGAGCAGTCCAGTTCAGAAAGAGAAATGAAGGTTGGGGAGAAAGACCTATCTGAGGAAAGAGAAGATCCTTCAGAGTTTATTACCCACAGGGCTAAAGATTTTCTTTCGAGTATAAAGGATATTGAGCATCGATTTTTTAGAGCATCCGAATCTGGTAAGGAGGTCTCCAGATTACTCGAGGCAAACAGAATAAGGGTTGGATATTCTGAGGTTAAAG GGAGCTCCTTTGCCTCAGCTTTCTTGGCAGCTGTCCAGCTAGTTTGTTGCAGAGGCAAAACTGCGCTTGTTTCTCATG AGCCCCCACAAAATGTAACAAAGATCATAACTTGGAATCGGTCAACATCTTCACAATCATCTTCATCAAAGAATCTTCTTGCTGCATCTGCGAGAGATGATGTCTCTGAGAGTGGAAGTGACTATGTTGAAGCATTTTGTATGTTCGCAGGGAGCCATTCCTCCACTCTGGATAGGCTGTACGCATGGGAGAGAAAACTCTACGATGAAGTGAAG GCTAGTCAGCCTATCAGAAGGGAGTATGATAGGAAGTGCAACCAGCTTAGGCACcagtttgcaaaagatcttagcaGCCAAGTGATTGACAAAACCAGATCAGTTGTAAAGGATTTACATTCACGAATAAGAGTGGCAATTCAAGCTGTTGATTCAATATCCAAGCGAATTGAGAAAATGAGGGATGAAGAGTTGCTGCCGCAGCTTTTAGAACTCATTcaagg ATTGATCAAGATGTGGAAGGACATGCTTGAATGCCATCATGCACAGTACATCACTATTTCATTAGCATACCACGCAAGAAGCTCAAGAGGAACACCCCCAAGTGATACCCAGCAGCCAACCATGGCTCAACTTCAACAAGAGATTGAATGCTTTGGGTCATGCTTTGCAGATTGGATCAACAGTCACACCTCCTACGTGGATGCTCTTTATGGTTGGATGCAGAACTGCATTTTGCTGCAACCCCAAGAACGATCCAAGAGCAGAAGGCCGTTCTCACCTCGTCGAGCTCTGGCTCCTCCAATTTTTGTTCTTTGTCGTGATTGGTTAGCTGGGATTAAATCTTTGCCTTCCGATGAACTTATTGAAGCCATCAAAACCTTCTCGTCTGATCTGCACAGTTCAATGGGGAGACAAGCTGAGGAACTACAGAAGAAACAAAAATCATCTGATTCAATAAATGGAGAATCAGAGActaaagaagaagagagaaacgATGACCAGTCTTCAAATTTGAGCAGCATACAAGCAAGTTTGACGAAAGTACTTGATCGACTAACCAAATTTTCTGAGGCTTCTCTGAAAACATATGAAGATATTCGGAAGAAGAATGAAGCTGATCAAAGGGCTTATTCAAATTGCAGGCCCGCTGTATTTTAA